The Candidatus Omnitrophota bacterium genome includes a window with the following:
- a CDS encoding tyrosine--tRNA ligase, producing the protein MNAEERFQLITANLDETLTEDRLREYLQKNIPLRHYIGFEISGEIHLGTGIQCMAKVADFQKAGAECTIFLADWHSWINDKLGGDIELIRSMAYGYFAEGLKCCLKAVGGNPDAVRVVLGSDLYRDHPDFWTTFIEVCKNTTLKRIMRSITIMGRSEGEAIDFAKLVYPPMQVADIFTMGVNLAHAGADQRKAHVIALDTANQINTNPLLDNEGGKIAPVAVHHQLLIGLGKPPMWPIDPERIQEVWTAMKMSKSKPDTAVFITDEPDEIERKIKKAFCPEGEVDFNPVLNWTRHLVFALGRGPLYIQRKAEHGGDLSFANYKELVDCFGKKELHPFDLKVAVARSIADLLIPVREHFAQEEHRRHLESLRQVMKEVKLR; encoded by the coding sequence ATGAACGCCGAAGAACGATTCCAACTCATCACCGCCAATTTGGACGAAACGCTGACCGAAGATCGCTTGCGAGAATATCTGCAAAAAAATATTCCCTTGCGCCATTACATCGGTTTTGAAATATCCGGCGAAATCCATCTGGGAACCGGGATTCAGTGCATGGCCAAAGTCGCCGATTTTCAAAAGGCGGGCGCAGAATGCACGATTTTTCTCGCCGACTGGCATAGTTGGATCAACGATAAATTGGGCGGCGACATCGAGCTGATCCGGTCTATGGCCTACGGGTATTTCGCCGAAGGTCTCAAATGCTGCTTGAAAGCGGTGGGCGGAAATCCGGATGCCGTTCGCGTCGTGCTCGGTTCAGACCTTTACCGGGATCATCCCGATTTCTGGACGACGTTCATCGAAGTATGCAAGAACACCACGCTCAAACGCATTATGCGCTCTATCACGATTATGGGCCGATCGGAGGGCGAGGCCATCGACTTCGCCAAACTGGTTTATCCGCCGATGCAGGTGGCGGATATCTTTACAATGGGCGTTAATCTCGCTCATGCGGGGGCGGATCAGCGCAAGGCGCACGTCATTGCGTTGGATACGGCCAATCAAATCAATACCAATCCGCTGCTGGACAACGAAGGCGGAAAAATCGCTCCCGTCGCCGTGCATCATCAATTGTTAATCGGCTTGGGCAAACCGCCGATGTGGCCGATCGATCCCGAACGTATTCAAGAAGTATGGACGGCGATGAAGATGAGCAAATCGAAGCCCGACACCGCCGTCTTTATTACGGACGAACCGGACGAGATCGAGCGCAAGATTAAAAAAGCGTTTTGCCCGGAAGGGGAAGTCGATTTTAATCCCGTTCTTAATTGGACGCGGCATCTCGTTTTCGCTTTGGGACGCGGGCCGCTTTACATCCAGCGCAAGGCGGAGCACGGCGGCGATTTGAGTTTCGCAAACTATAAGGAACTTGTAGATTGTTTCGGCAAGAAAGAATTACATCCCTTCGACCTGAAAGTGGCGGTCGCGAGAAGCATCGCCGATCTTTTAATCCCTGTGCGCGAGCATTTCGCCCAAGAAGAGCATCGACGGCATTTGGAATCATTGCGCCAAGTCATGAAGGAAGTGAAATTACGCTAG
- the hisF gene encoding imidazole glycerol phosphate synthase subunit HisF, giving the protein MLTKRIIPCLDVRAGLVTKGVEFKNNIDLGDPVAMAKKYYEEGADEIVFYDITASSDERDIMIDVVSRTAEEIFIPYSVGGGLRTYDDLRRTLLAGAEKVSVNSAAVLHPEIITQGAKGFGSQCIVLSMDVKRVAPSTTIPSGYEIYINGGRKAMELDAIAWAKRGEELGAGELVVNSIDADGTKDGFEINLTRRIAEAVGVPVIASGGGGTPEHLREVFTEGKADAAIVASMIHFETYSISQIKRYLHANGVVVRKTF; this is encoded by the coding sequence ATGTTGACGAAGCGAATTATTCCCTGTCTCGACGTCCGCGCCGGGCTGGTGACTAAAGGCGTCGAATTTAAAAACAACATCGACCTGGGCGATCCGGTGGCGATGGCGAAGAAATATTACGAAGAAGGCGCGGACGAGATCGTCTTCTACGACATCACCGCCAGCAGCGACGAACGCGATATCATGATCGATGTCGTCAGCCGCACCGCCGAAGAGATTTTCATCCCCTATTCCGTCGGCGGCGGCTTGCGGACGTATGACGATTTACGGCGGACGCTGCTCGCGGGAGCTGAGAAAGTCAGCGTCAATTCCGCCGCCGTACTCCATCCGGAAATTATAACGCAAGGCGCCAAAGGCTTCGGCAGCCAGTGCATCGTTTTGAGTATGGACGTAAAGCGGGTTGCGCCATCAACTACGATCCCTTCCGGATATGAGATTTATATCAATGGCGGACGCAAGGCGATGGAATTGGACGCTATCGCATGGGCTAAGAGAGGCGAGGAACTGGGCGCGGGCGAATTGGTCGTCAATAGCATCGATGCGGATGGAACGAAAGACGGCTTCGAAATCAACCTGACGCGGCGCATCGCGGAAGCCGTGGGCGTTCCAGTGATCGCCAGCGGCGGCGGGGGAACGCCGGAGCATCTGCGCGAGGTTTTCACCGAAGGCAAAGCCGACGCCGCCATCGTGGCCTCCATGATCCACTTCGAAACCTATTCCATTTCGCAGATAAAACGTTATCTCCATGCAAACGGCGTCGTAGTGCGCAAGACGTTTTGA
- the hisH gene encoding imidazole glycerol phosphate synthase subunit HisH — MIAIIDYEGGNLTSVQRAVRHIGCDAQITKDAAIIADADRLIFPGVGAAGASMEALNRAGLTDVVIREVQEKKKPFLAICIGIQILFERSEEDDAECLGLLKGCVKRFPISGSCAGLKIPQIGWNQVYQKQPHPFFNGVADGAEFYFVHSYYCEPADPAVVVGETEYGIRYASAVAFENIFATQFHLEKSGPAGLQMLENFCKA, encoded by the coding sequence ATGATCGCCATTATCGACTATGAAGGGGGCAACCTGACTAGCGTTCAGCGCGCCGTCAGGCATATCGGCTGCGACGCCCAAATTACGAAAGACGCCGCCATCATTGCAGACGCGGATCGCTTGATTTTTCCCGGCGTGGGAGCGGCTGGCGCGTCGATGGAGGCTCTTAATCGAGCTGGATTAACGGATGTCGTCATAAGGGAAGTCCAAGAAAAAAAGAAGCCGTTTTTGGCCATCTGCATCGGCATTCAGATTCTTTTCGAACGCAGCGAAGAGGACGATGCGGAGTGTCTCGGTTTGCTCAAAGGATGCGTAAAGCGATTTCCTATCAGCGGTTCCTGCGCAGGATTGAAGATTCCCCAAATCGGATGGAATCAAGTTTATCAAAAGCAGCCGCATCCATTCTTCAACGGAGTGGCGGACGGCGCCGAGTTCTATTTCGTCCATTCCTATTATTGCGAACCCGCCGATCCTGCGGTCGTTGTGGGTGAGACCGAATATGGCATCCGCTACGCCAGCGCCGTCGCTTTCGAAAACATCTTCGCTACGCAATTTCACTTGGAAAAAAGCGGACCGGCGGGCTTGCAGATGCTGGAAAATTTTTGCAAAGCTTAG